Genomic segment of Paraburkholderia agricolaris:
CAAACCGGCGAACAGAAGTGGAACTACCGTAATCGCGCCGTGCCGCTCAATCTGCGCGTCTCGTCGGGCATGACGTTCGCGGGCGACGCGGCGGTGCTGGCAGGCTTCCCGGGCGGCGCGTTCGCCGCGATCAACCTGCAGACCGGCGACAACTACTGGCAGACGCCGGTGTCGTATCCGAAGGGCGTGACGGAAGTCGAGCGTATTAATGACGTGACGGGTCCGCCTACGCTGGTCGGTTCGGAAACCTGCGCGGTGACGTTCCAGGGTCAGATTGGCTGCTTCGATGCGAACTCGGGCCGCGCGCTGTGGGAAAAGGCGTTCTCGAGCACGAGCGGCCTCGCGCAGGACGATCGCGCAGTGGTGGCGGCCGACGACTGGTCGGTGGTGTCGGCGTTCGACGCTACCAACGGCACGCAGCTGTGGAAGAACGACAAGCTGAAGAACCGTGAGCTCAGCGTCCCGTTCATCCTGGGTCACGCCGCCGTGCTGGGCGACTATCAAGGCTTTGTGCACTTCCTGTCGCGCGACGACGGCACGCTCGTGGCCCGGATGAAGACCGACGGCAGCGCGATTACCGCGGCGCCGGTGCTGGCCGGCGAAACGCTGGTCGTGCAGACGCA
This window contains:
- the bamB gene encoding outer membrane protein assembly factor BamB, whose protein sequence is MNLLKRYAVPVACAMTVLTMAACSSTKDERRVPTPLTEFKPVLDVQQAWKASVGKAGRYLFSPVAVGNAVYAAGANGSVAKIDAQTGQDIWRVKLHDDLSAGVGSDGTLTAVGGLKGDVYVLGADGKQLWTAKAPGEIISPPLVGNGLVVVRTVDGQIVAFNAQTGEQKWNYRNRAVPLNLRVSSGMTFAGDAAVLAGFPGGAFAAINLQTGDNYWQTPVSYPKGVTEVERINDVTGPPTLVGSETCAVTFQGQIGCFDANSGRALWEKAFSSTSGLAQDDRAVVAADDWSVVSAFDATNGTQLWKNDKLKNRELSVPFILGHAAVLGDYQGFVHFLSRDDGTLVARMKTDGSAITAAPVLAGETLVVQTHDGDLYGYRPR